In Tenrec ecaudatus isolate mTenEca1 chromosome 4, mTenEca1.hap1, whole genome shotgun sequence, a single window of DNA contains:
- the LOC142446851 gene encoding olfactory receptor 52A5-like — MFTINGSVFMPPVLTLIGIPGLESVQCWIGIPFSVMYIIAVVGNSIIIALIKCESSLHKPMYIFLAMLGATDMGLSTCILPKMLGIFWFHLPEIYFEACLLQMWLIHSFQAIESGILLAMALDRYVAICDPLRHSTIFSQQLLTQIGVGVALRAAVLVAPSIVLIKCRLTLYKTTIIAHSYCEHMALVKLAVEDIRVNKVYGLFVAFSILGFDIIFITLSYVQIFITVFELPQKEARLKAFNTCIAHICVFLQFYLLAFFSFFTHRFGSHVPPYVHILLSNLYLLVPPFLNPIVYGMKTREIRDHVLKMFSSKSTS, encoded by the coding sequence ATGTTCACAATCAATGGCTCAGTCTTCATGCCCCCTGTGCTAACACTAATTGGAATCCCTGGCTTGGAGTCAGTACAGTGTTGGATTGGCATTCCATTTTCTGTCATGTACATCATTGCTGTGGTTGGGAATTCCATCATCATAGCTTTAATCAAATGTGAAAGCAGCCTCCATAAACCCATGTACATATTCTTGGCTATGTTGGGGGCCACAGATATGGGCCTTAGCACTTGCATTCTTCCCAAAATGCTGGGCATTTTCTGGTTTCATTTGCCAGAAATTTATTTTGAAGCCTGTCTGCTGCAAATGTGGCTTATTCATTCATTTCAGGCCATTGAATCTGGTATCCTACTTGCCATGGCCCTTGACCGTTACGTGGCCATTTGTGACCCATTGAGACATTCCACCATCTTCTCACAACAGCTACTGACTCAAATAGGAGTTGGCGTGGCACTCAGGGCTGCCGTTCTTGTAGCACCATCCATAGTGCTCATCAAATGTCGTCTCACGCTGTACAAAACGACAATTATCGCTCACTCTTACTGTGAGCATATGGCCCTTGTGAAGCTCGCCGTGGAAGATATCCGAGTCAATAAGGTTTATGGCTTATTTGTTGCCTTCAGCATCCTAGGCTTTGACATCATCTTCATCACCTTATCCTATGTTCAGATCTTCATCACTGTCTTTGAACTGCCCCAGAAGGAGGCAAGACTCAAAGCCTTCAACACATGCATTGcccacatttgtgtcttccttcagTTCTACCTTCTtgcgttcttttctttcttcacacATCGGTTTGGTTCGCACGTACCACCTTATGTTCATATTCTTTTGTCAAATCTTTACCTACTAGTTCCACCATTTCTCAACCCGATAGTGTATGGGATGAAGACAAGAGAAATCCGTGACCATGTCCTGAAAATGTTTTCTTCTAAAAGCACTTCTTGA